In a genomic window of Punica granatum isolate Tunisia-2019 chromosome 6, ASM765513v2, whole genome shotgun sequence:
- the LOC116211957 gene encoding protein STRICTOSIDINE SYNTHASE-LIKE 10-like: MNSLLRHPFRAFCFFFTFIFFSISPELTSSYELLSTDLQKRYRQILLPNVTGPESIAFDCRGRGPYVGVSDGRILKWLGARRGWSEFAVTSPGRKRELCDGSTDPRMEQTCGRPLGLKFDNRTCELYIADAYFGLLKARRGGSGAAEQLAAGYGGIPFKLTNALDVDPLSGDVYFTDSSRFYERRDYIMAIARGDRSGRVMKYNRRTGKVTVLLSRLSFPNGLALSKDNSFLVIAETGKIQLLRFWVRGPRAGTTEVFAQLGRYPDNIKRNHKGEFWVALNSGRGSLQTEAVSYVAEDAIPWFTKDPVAIKYDPNGRVMEMMDGKYEKTFESVSEVAEFSQTLWIGSVTMPYLGKFKV, from the exons ATGAACTCACTTCTCCGTCACCCATTTCGGgccttctgcttcttcttcaccttcatcttcttctcgaTCTCCCCTGAGTTGACATCGTCGTACGAGTTGCTCAGCACGGACCTACAGAAAAGATACAGGCAGATACTCCTCCCCAACGTCACCGGCCCCGAGAGCATAGCCTTTGACTGCAGAGGACGAGGGCCGTATGTTGGAGTCTCCGACGGCCGGATCCTCAAGTGGCTTGGGGCGCGCCGCGGTTGGTCGGAGTTTGCCGTAACTTCGCCAGGCAG GAAAAGAGAACTATGTGATGGATCGACTGATCCGAGGATGGAGCAGACATGTGGAAGGCCACTCGGCCTGAAGTTTGATAACCGGACATGTGAGCTCTACATCGCAGACGCCTACTTTGGCCTTCTGAAGGCCAGAAGAGGTGGCAGCGGAGCGGCCGAACAACTGGCCGCTGGCTATggcggaatccccttcaaaCTTACCAATGCCTTGGACGTTGATCCACTCAGCGGAGATGTATACTTCACGGACAGTAGCAGATTTTACGAAAGAAG GGACTATATAATGGCGATCGCTAGGGGGGACAGGAGCGGGAGGGTGATGAAGTACAATCGACGGACTGGTAAGGTGACGGTGCTGCTCAGCAGACTCTCGTTCCCGAATGGATTAGCCCTGAGCAAGGACAATTCGTTCCTCGTCATAGCAGAGACAGGGAAGATCCAGCTCCTGAGGTTCTGGGTCAGAGGCCCGAGGGCTGGTACGACGGAGGTGTTCGCGCAGCTTGGGAGGTACCCGGACAACATAAAGAGAAACCACAAGGGAGAGTTCTGGGTAGCCCTCAACAGTGGGAGAGGGAGTCTTCAAACAGAGGCAGTCAGCTATGTCGCAGAGGATGCGATCCCGTGGTTCACTAAGGATCCTGTGGCAATCAAGTACGACCCCAATGGAAGAGTTATGGAAATGATGGACGGGAAGTACGAGAAGACGTTCGAGTCTGTTAGCGAAGTTGCAGAGTTTAGTCAGACTCTCTGGATCGGGTCCGTTACGATGCCTTACCTGGGTAAATTCAAAGTCTAG
- the LOC116211958 gene encoding dehydrodolichyl diphosphate synthase complex subunit NUS1 isoform X2: MSSLAIHLLWLLIHLVISIFFFVLKIANVLESYLISSGFLKKYESINVGKLRYLAVVVDSEDALQINKVIKLVQWLADIGVKHVCLYDNEGILKKSKDIILKNLSCVKLFEEGDEQSLRGKKTMSLEFASQSDGKEALAKAANLLLKKHLKLRSLGENQEEKIFTEAHMTEALRAVGSGGPEPDLLLVYGPVRCHLGFPAWRLRYTEIVHMGPLKSLKYGSLLKAIYKFTLVRQNYGK; encoded by the exons ATGAGCAGTCTTGCTATTCATCTACTGTGGCTTCTCATCCATCTCGTCATCAGCATATTCTTCTTTGTGTTGAAAATAGCTAATGTGCTGGAGAGCTATCTCATCTCAAGTGGGTTCTTGAAGAAATATGAGAGCATTAATGTGGGAAAGCTTCGATACCTGGCCGTAGTGGTGGATAGTGAAGATGCtctacaaataaataaagtaattAAACTTGTACAGTGGCTAGCTGATATTGGTGTGAAGCATGTGTGTTTGTATGACAACGAAG GAATTCTGAAGAAATCCAAGGATATTATATTGAAGAATTTGAGCTGTGTTAAGTTATTTGAG GAAGGCGACGAGCAGTCATTACGTGGCAAAAAAACCATGAGTCTTGAATTTGCTTCACAATCTGATGGAAAGGAAGCTCTGGCAAAGGCAGCTAACTTACTTCTTAAGAAGCATCTGAAACTGAGAAGTTTGGGCGAGAATCAGGAGGAGAAAATCTTCACTGAAGCCCACATGACTGAGGCACTAAGAGCTGTTG GTAGTGGCGGACCAGAACCAGACCTCCTCTTGGTGTATGGACCTGTGAGATGTCATTTGGGTTTCCCTGCATGGAGGCTTCGATATACAGAGATTGT GCACATGGGACCTTTGAAATCCTTGAAATATGGTTCCCTCTTGAAAGCTATTTACAAGTTCACACTGGTCCGCCAGAACTATG GCAAGTGA
- the LOC116211958 gene encoding dehydrodolichyl diphosphate synthase complex subunit NUS1 isoform X1 translates to MVGTDTSRRSYIGIARMSSLAIHLLWLLIHLVISIFFFVLKIANVLESYLISSGFLKKYESINVGKLRYLAVVVDSEDALQINKVIKLVQWLADIGVKHVCLYDNEGILKKSKDIILKNLSCVKLFEEGDEQSLRGKKTMSLEFASQSDGKEALAKAANLLLKKHLKLRSLGENQEEKIFTEAHMTEALRAVGSGGPEPDLLLVYGPVRCHLGFPAWRLRYTEIVHMGPLKSLKYGSLLKAIYKFTLVRQNYGK, encoded by the exons ATGGTTGGCACAGATACTAGCCGGAGGTCATACATTGGGATAGCTCGA ATGAGCAGTCTTGCTATTCATCTACTGTGGCTTCTCATCCATCTCGTCATCAGCATATTCTTCTTTGTGTTGAAAATAGCTAATGTGCTGGAGAGCTATCTCATCTCAAGTGGGTTCTTGAAGAAATATGAGAGCATTAATGTGGGAAAGCTTCGATACCTGGCCGTAGTGGTGGATAGTGAAGATGCtctacaaataaataaagtaattAAACTTGTACAGTGGCTAGCTGATATTGGTGTGAAGCATGTGTGTTTGTATGACAACGAAG GAATTCTGAAGAAATCCAAGGATATTATATTGAAGAATTTGAGCTGTGTTAAGTTATTTGAG GAAGGCGACGAGCAGTCATTACGTGGCAAAAAAACCATGAGTCTTGAATTTGCTTCACAATCTGATGGAAAGGAAGCTCTGGCAAAGGCAGCTAACTTACTTCTTAAGAAGCATCTGAAACTGAGAAGTTTGGGCGAGAATCAGGAGGAGAAAATCTTCACTGAAGCCCACATGACTGAGGCACTAAGAGCTGTTG GTAGTGGCGGACCAGAACCAGACCTCCTCTTGGTGTATGGACCTGTGAGATGTCATTTGGGTTTCCCTGCATGGAGGCTTCGATATACAGAGATTGT GCACATGGGACCTTTGAAATCCTTGAAATATGGTTCCCTCTTGAAAGCTATTTACAAGTTCACACTGGTCCGCCAGAACTATG GCAAGTGA